A stretch of DNA from Planococcus antarcticus DSM 14505:
CGTTGTAGTTCCTTGGAATCGCCAAACCTTCCAGTTTACCGGCAAACATACGTCACTACCGGTAAATGGAATGGTGAAAATCGGCAGTCAGCGTTTTGAGTTTGAGAAACTAGGCAGTTTTGCCGTATTAGATTACGGGCGGGGAGTTTGGCCGAGGGAATCTCTTCGGAATTGGGGAATGGCTTCCCAGCGTTCACTTGGCAAAGTGATTGGCTTGAATTTGGGTGGTAAATGGACCGACGGCACCGGAATGACGGAAAATGCTTTTTTTGTCAATGGCAAGATGACAAAAATCCATGAGGATATTTTGTTTCATTACGATAGGGAAGACTATAAAAAACCCTGGTTAATTCATAGTAAATTCTCTGATGATGTCAGACTGACATTCTCTCCATTTTTTGAACGTGTATCTAAAACCGATGCACGACTCGTTAAATCAGAAGTTCATCAACTTTTCGGTTATTATAATGGCTATGTTCGCTACTCCGATGGTAAAAAACTGAAAATCACAAGGCTTCTCGGTTCTATCGAGGAGAATTATGCAAAATGGTAATATGAAAAAGACGAATTGGGGAAATCCAATTCGTCTTTTTTGAACTTTCAATTTGCGCAAAGATATTCCGTACCCCAGTTCCGCTTTTGTGGTCATAGGATGTGGATCATGCAGCTGTCTAGACAGGAAGCCGCGGAAGTCTACACTAGTTTACTCCATATCCTATTAGTTTGGAGTTCAAGAATTCTTAGAAAAAAATAGAATGCAGCGAAAAAAACATAAGTTCGCTTCTATCTCACTAAATTTCTTAGCGCTTGGCGATGAGCTTGCGCAGGAACAATCACCTTTGCTCCAACCTAAACGGCTAAAGCAGGTGTGTAAAAAATTTTTTAATTCACCTCATGCAGATACTTGTTCACCCGAAATGTGCCAGCATCTTTTCAGGATGATCCGTAAAGATTCCATGGATCCCAATTTTTTGAAGTTCTTCAGCGTAATTTACATCATTTACAGTATAAACATAGATAATAGCACCTTTTCGCAATGCATCAGTGGTCATTCTTCTAAAAGCTGATGGCAAGGAAACATGGATTCGTTTTGTCCCAATGACACGTGCGTAATCATAGACATCCACTAGCACCTCAAATGTCAGGATGGCGTTTTCCACTTTTTTTCCTTGTACCACTGACTGAATGTCTTCGTGATTAAAGGAAGAAATCAGCACACGATCCATAAATCCGCGCTCGGCAGCTAAATCGATCACTTTATCGACTAAGCCGTCATAAGGGAAGACATCGCTCTTCAATTCGATATTCAGCCTGTGATTGGTTTCTTCAAAAACATCAAATACTTCATCCAGTGTCGGAATCTTTTCCTGGCTCCATTCCTCGGAACGCCAGGACCCGCAATCCAACTCTTTCAATTCTTTTAACGTCAACTCTTTCACGTATCCTTTGCCGTTTGTCGTGCGGTTGACTTTTTCGTCGTGAATAACAACAATTTCGCCGTCTTTAGTTAAATGCACATCAATTTCGACTCCTGTGATCGGCAATTCAGCCGCTGCACGAAAGGCAGCTAATGTATTTTCCGGATAGGCGCCTGAGCAACCTCTATGCGCGTAAATCTTCACAAAATCCCTCCTATATGTCTGTCCGTATTTCCCATAACTCTGGGAAAAAGTATTGGTCAAGAACTTTTTTTAAATAATTGACTCCTGACGAGCCTCCGGTTCCTTGCTTAAATCCTATCACACGCTCCACAGTCTTCATATGACGGAAACGCCATTGCTGTAGCCAGTCTTCGATGTCCACTAACTTCTCTGCCAGTTGGTATAATTCCCAATGCGTATCCACATCGCGATAAACCGTCTTCCAGGCATCGCGAACACTTTCGTTGGATTCGTAGACCATGCTGACATCCCGCTCTAATACTTCGGCGTCGACGGCAAATCCGCTTCTGGCCAACTTTTGAATCGCTGCGTCATAGAGACCCGGTGCGTTAAACGCTTTTTCAAGCTGTGTATGAAGCTCTGCGTCTTTTTCATAGATTTTCAGCACATGCTTGGTTTTGTAGCCAAGGGCGAATTCAATCATGCGGTACTGATAGGACTGGAAACCGCTGGCATTGCCTAAATCATCACGAAACTCCATGTATTCAGCCGGAGTCAATGTAGACAGAACGTCCCATCCTTGGATAATCTGGGATTGAATCCGTGACACCCGTGCCAATTGCTTGAACGCCTGCTGCAGATCGTCTTTATGGATATTGTCGATGGCTGCCCGCAGTTCATGCAAAATCAGCTTCATCCACAACTCTGATACTTGGTGGATGATAATAAATAAGGTTTCATCATGATGCCCACTGACTCCGTCTTGTGCCGTCAATAGCTTGTCCAGATGAAGATAGTCTCCGTAGGTCATGCTTTCCTTAAAATCTGTGCGGATGTTCTTTTCGGCTGCCGCTGCGGTATTTTGCCCGTTTTGGTAGTTGTTCATCAAAGTCGCTCCGTTCGTTCTCGGCTTTGGCTCTGCTGCTCTCAGTTGGTACCTCTTCTGCAAGTGGTTCGAGTAAATCTTGAAAATTCGAGATTATAAACAGTATAAGCTAAATGAAAGGATGAAGTTGTGGAAGTTGAACTAAAGAAGTATCCTATTAAAAACCGCTTCGGTCGCTTTGGGCATGGCTCTCGCCGCGCCTCCGCTAAGATAATCTCTCGATATGGAGCGAAACAGCGAAGACTCCTATGAGAGCAGCGTAAGCGACACGGAAAGGAGCATTCGGCGCAAGCTCTTAGCAGCTGATTTGCGGAACATTAACAGGTCCGAATCATTCGTTCAACTTATACACTATCAACTTTCCAGGTGTGGACAACGAGATTGAAATTAACTACGAGGAAAATCGAGACAAAGTGGAAGCAGCGTACAAAAACGAAAAGATGAAAACCAATCTGGCTGGAAACGATGCCATGGCTGAAATTGAAGGTGGACTCAGCCAAATGGAATTGACACCCAAAACAGCTGATGAAGAAGTCATTACGCAAGTCATTGAAGCTTTTGGCATCGAGGAGGGCTTTACTGAAATTGAAGTCGAAGTCACCTATCCCGATGGTGTAAAAAAAGAATACAAGCAAATCAGTAACTGATTTACTTAAAGATCAGTTGCCGAGTGCCACAAAAAACCATTCGCTTATGCGGATGGTTTTTTATTACACTGTTCTATGTTTCCAATAGGAAATGGTCTGTATTCTTTGAAACCCAGATTTCTCATAGACATAAAGCGCATCGTTATCCGTTTCGACATCCAGTAGAACTTCCGTAAGTCCGCGTTGAAACGCGAACTGCCGACACCATTTCAAGAACTGTTTGCCATAACCATGCCCCTGTTGATCAGGATGAACGGCAAATGCAGTCACCCATAAGACACTCTCTTCGGTCACCAGCGTTGCAGTGGCGATCAGCTGATGGCCTTTCTGAAGCAGCCAAATTTCCCTTTCCGGATCTATCATATTATGCTCCATAATCGGTATAATTGTGTCATCGAATCCTGCAGACAGTAAAGCCCTCAGCTCTTCAGCTTCTCCCGCATACGGAACAACCTCCACCCCTTCAGGCAAGCAATTGTCTGGTAGCGGCTCCGCGGAAAGGAGGATTTCATTGAATTCTGGCTGATACCCGTTGCTTTCCATAAACGCGGCAATTTCCGCATCTCCTGCGAAAGCCGCCAACTCACTCTCCGCCTGGCGCTGTGCCAAGGCATGAGACACACCGTCTGCCAGAGCCGTCCCAAGTGAAAGCCTTCGGTAATTCGGATGGACAAACAGCGACCATTCATAATGATGCAGCCCCACCATATCTGCTACTGCGGCAAAGCCGATCAATTCCTCCTGACTGGTATAGGCAATCACGGCAAAGCCTCTTGAATCGGCCGCTCTCCACAAGGAAGGGTGAAGGACCGTTCTCTGCTCAGCTGGTAATTCTTTCAACAACGTCGTCATATCACTGGCTGTTTGTTCATCTACCGGAAATGAAACGATTGATAACGATAAATCCATCTTACGACCTCCTAAAGATTTAAATTCCGCTAAAGCGGTTTGTGGAAAATTTCCCACTATCTCATGTTTCTCTGTGTTTTATCCTATCATACGGCGGCAAAAACCGGTATTCGCCTCAAAGGTAAAATAGAGGCTTTAAAACCTAAAAGGCCTGCTCTGCAGTAACAGAGCAAGCCTTCTTTTCGTTCCATTATGGTATTTGATGTAATGAAGCAACTGAAGCTTGGGAAAACTCATTCTTATACCTTCGCATCTGCTAGCATATTGGCATAAATGCCGTTTCCATTCATCAACTGTTGCTGTGTTCCCGATTCCACCAGTTTCCCCATCTCCATGACTAAAACCAAATCGGCTTTTCGAACTGTATTCAATCTGTGAGCGATGACGAAACTAGTACGCCCCGCCATGAGACGCTCCAATGCTTCTTGTATCTTTAATTCCGTAACAGTATCGATGCTGCTTGTTGCTTCATCCAGAAGAAGGATAACTGGGTCTGCAATCAGCGCACGGGCAATCGATAGCAATTGCTTCTGGCCCTGGCTGATCATTGAACCGTCTCCTGTCAGAATCGTATCGTAGCCATTCGGCAGCTTTTCGATAAAGTCATGGGCGTTGGCTCCTTTTGCTGCTTTCACTACTTCTTCATCCGTCGCATCCAATTTGCCGTAGCGGATATTGTCGCTGACTGTTGCTTCGAACAGGAAAGGATCCTGCAGCACGAAAGCGATTTGTTTGCGCAAGGTTTCCCGTGGCATGGCAGCAATCGGTGTGCCGTCGAGACGAATCTCTCCTTCGTCGGCATCATAGAAACGTGCCAATAATTGCATGATGGTCGTCTTACCTGCCTCGGTTGCCCCAACAAGTGCTGTGGTTTGGCCTATTCCAACAGAAAAGCTGACGTCGCGAATGGTCCAATCTTCTTCTGCTCCTTCGTATTTAAAAGAAACTTTGTCGAAAACAACTTCGCCTTCCAATTGCTTATCCAAATTAAAGACTAGGTCGTCTTTTTCTTCTGTTTCATCCATAATCGAGAAAACACGCTCTGCCCCGGCGATGGCAGACAATACGGTATTAAACTGATTGGCCAAGTCGTTTAACGGACGCGTAAACTGTCGGGAGTACTCGGTGAAAATGACGATGACCCCAATCGATACGGAACCGTTTAATGCCAAAATCCCGCCAACACCGGCGACAATGGCAAAGCTTCCGTTATTGAGGAAGTTCATCACTTTCGGAATAAAACCAGCATAGGTCCATGCCCAAAATCCTGCACGGCGAAGCCTCTCGCTTTTTTCACGGAATTCTTCCATAACACGAGGTTCCTGTGAAAATGCTTTGACGATTTTCTGACCGGAAATCGTTTCTTCGATCATGCCATTCAGTTCGCCAATCGCTTTTTGCTGTTCTTTATAGAGCCGCCCTGTGCGCTTGGTGATCCACTGTATCGAAATGTACATGAGCGGAATGATGATCAAGGTTAATAAGGTCAATAACGGACTCAGTGTCAGCATGACAATGGCCGTGCCGGTCAATGTCAAAATACTGGAAAATACTTGAATGAAGGATGTATTCAATGTGGCAGAAACGTTTTCAATATCATTGGTCATCCGACTCATTAATTCCCCGTGCTGCCGCTTATCAAAAAAGCTTACCGGCAAGCGCTGAAGATGTGAAAAAAGCCGCGTCCGCAAACGAAAAATCACCTGCTGAGCAATTCCAACCATCCAAAAATTCTGTAAATACAAGGAGACAGAATGACCAATGTATACCACAATCAGCCATAAAACCACCTCTCCCATCCCGTTGAAGCTCTGTGGCACAATGTATTCATCAATAATAAAGCCAATCAAATAAGGCCCGAGCAACGCTAAAGCCGAACTGACAAAAACAAGCGCCAATACCACAATCAGCAGCAAGCGCTGTTCGTCCACCAGCTTCCAGACTTTCAGAAGAGTTGACTTCCAGTTTTCAGCACGCTCAGATTTTTTTTCTTTCTTTTTATTCAAATCTTCCTTCGTTAGAATCGGTTCATGGCCGAAAGGGCGGCGAATGGCTCTAAACATATTCATCAACCTCCTCTTCCTGTTGAGACATGGCAATCTGACGATATAGTTCCGAACTCTTCATGAGCTGCTCGTGGGTTCCATAAGCCGAAATGCTGCCATCTTCCAGTAGCAAGATGCGGTTGGCTCTCATCGCCGTACGGATTTTCTGTGTGACTACGAGCATCGTCGCATTTTCCCGGTCCAGCTTTTCCCATAATGCGGCTTCGGTTTTGACATCCAGTGCACTTGTGCTGTCATCCAAAATCAAAATGGATGGTTTTCGCACCAATGCACGCGCAATTGATAGACGCTGTTTTTGGCCACCGGATAAATTGACGCCTTTTTGTCCAACACGTGTAAAATAACCTTTCGGGAAACGTTCAACGGTTTCATGGATTTGTGCTTTGACAGCCGCGTCAGCCAGTTCTTCTTGTACCACTTCATCTTTGCCCCAGGACAAATTATTGGAAATCGTCCCAGTAAACAGAAGCGATTGCTGCGGCACTATGCCAATCGTTTTGCGCAGCGCACGCAGCGACCAGTCTCTGACGTCCCTGCCATGAACGGAGACTGTTCCCTCGGTCACGTCATAAAAACGTGGAAGCAGCTGTAGTAAGGAAGATTTCCCGGACCCCGTCGCTCCCATGATTGCCAGCTTTTCATTGGCTTTCAAATGGAAGGAAACATTCTCTAGAACAGGCTGTAAGGTTTCGGGATACGTGAACGATACATTATCAAACCGTACTTCTCCCCGGCGGACAGCCTTTATCTCTCCGACTTCGTCTTTTTCATGGACATCTTCTGCCAGCAGCACTTCTTCAATGCGCTCGGAAGAAGCTTTTGCACGGGCGAAAATCATGATGATAAAAGAGAACATTGTGAAAGCGCCTGTCATACGCATCGCATAGTTGACAACAGCGACCAATTCACCAATTTGAGCTCCCCCACTGCGGATTTCAAATGCACCAAACCATAAAACGGCCAATAAGGACAGATTCATCCCGAACAATAAAATTGGTAATATAATTTCCATGATCCTGAATGCTTTTACCGTATCGACTTTTAACGCACCTGCTACTTCAGAAAAGCGATTGGCTTCATATTTCCCACGCAGATAAGCTTTAATCAGACGCACTGCCTGCAGATTCTCTTGGACGATGCGGTTGACGCGATCCAACCGCTTTTGGACAAAGCCAAAATAACTAACACCTTTTTTGACCATGACATACAAAAAAATCAGCAAAAACGGAAAAACAATCACTAAATAGAATGCTAGTTTCGGATTAACGACAAATGCCATGATCATGCTCCCTACCACTAGCAAAGGGGCACGCAGCATGATTCGCAGCCCCATGTAGAGGACTTGCTGAACCATCGTGACATCACTGGTCAAGCGTGTGATCAAACCAGAAGCCGGGAATTTATTGAACATTGCCAGCGAGAATGATTGAATGCGTCCATAGACCGCCTGCCGAAGATCAAACGAGAAGTTTTGCGATGCATGTGCAGCAAAATACGAATTGACAATTCCTGAAACAAAAGCAATGACGGATAAAGCCATTAGCACAATCCCTAGTTGAATGATAACTTCTTGATCTTTTGCGACGATCCCTTTGTCAATAATGCTCGCGATGATAAGCGGCTGCATCAATTCGACGATCAATTCCAGAAGCATTAAAATCAATGCGATGACGATGTAAAATTTATATGGTTTGGCGTACGAAAATACTGTTTTCATGGAAATGCCTCCTAAACGTTTCGAACCTCGAATCTTTGTATAGAATAGTATGCCATAATTTTCAGATATCGAATAGGAATTTCTAGTTTAAACCAGAAAAACGATGCCTCTTTAGGAGACATCGTTTTTATTGGATTGATATGGTTTGGAATATCAGATTCTACTTTCATTAGTCGCTTCGGCCGCTTTGGGCATAGCTCCCACAAGAAGCCAGGCAAAGTACGCCTGTCTGCTTGCTTCGCTTAGCCCGTGGACGCGCCTGCGCTAAGCTACTGGATGAACAAAGCGATTCGATTATTTTCCTTAGCTCAATGAATAAAAAATATAGACTTGCCTCTGCCTAATCCGTCCGCAGCTTTTTCTTTTTCGGATTGCCGGCCAGCGATAGCCATGTGACAAACACCAGCATGCCCAGCGCGCCGACCAACTGAACAGCCGAGAGCACCTGCCCGAACCAGAACATGGAAATGACCATCGCTGTCAAAGGTTCTAAGGACGAAAGAATGCTGGTTTCAACGGCAGTGATGTAGCGCATGCTGCTGAGGAACAGCACAAAAGCGGCTGTTCCAATGACGATGATTGCAAGAATTGCTCCAATAACCGGCAGTTCGGTTAAAATTGGCCACTCGCCTGATAAGAAAACCGGATTTACCAGTCCCAGAAAAATTCCGCCAAAAAGCATCGACCATCCGACAACGAGCAGGACTCCCCATTCCTTCATAAGGCGTGTCGGATACAGCGTATAAAAAGTAAAAGCCAGCCCCACCAATATCCCCCAGAAAAAGGCTTGTCCGCTGATAATCAGCTGATCGGGTCTACCATTGGTCAGCAATAGGAATAGTCCGGCCAGTGTTCCGGCCATGCCGATAACCTGATAGCTTGGCGGTACTTTTTTATGGGTGATGGAAACGAACAAAATAATGTAAACAGGAGCTAAAAACTGCATCAAGGTTGCTACCACAGCGTTGCTCGCTTCAATCGCTGCGACAAAGCTATACTGGACACCGAGCATTCCCAATATGGAGAAAATCAGCAGAGGGCGAATCCAGGTTTTATTGCGGAAGATGGCTGTGACGCTTACACCTTTCAGCTTCAGGAAAAGTAGCAATAAAAATCCCGCCACTATTAAACGGATCGTTAAAAGAAACGGGACGGAAATACCGTAAATTTCCATAGTCCATTCCTTCAAAGGACCGGTGGCTCCCCACAGCATGGCCCCAATCAATATCATGGAAATCCCTTTGAAACGTTCCATATCCGCACTCCTTTCCATAGAAAAACCAATCCCGAGAGATTGGCCTGCAATTATTTAAAATGACAGATTCAGCATCAAGCCCACATAAAAACTGATGATAAATCCGATGCTGAATAGGAATGAAAGCCAGGCATTCAATTGACGCGAAAAGCCTGCCAGCATCAAGGTCAATAATAATAAGCTCAGCCCCATCAGCAGCAAGCCATTCAGCGTCCAATCCATCACAGCAGTAAGCGGGATGGATAAAGGCCCTGCCAATTCTTCAACCAACCACCCACCGCCTTCGATCCGCAGCGTATCATTGACATCATGAGGCGGTGCCTGCTTACTCATAAACGCCGTGAAGACAAAGACGATAAGCAGCAGGATGCTCTCTATTTTTAACCAAGCTTGCTGAAAAACCTTTTTCTTATTAAGAAAACCATTGATCAAAGCTGCCAACAGCACCGGAATGATGCTGACGTGCTTCAGCAGCAGCAGTTGTCCATAAGGTAAAGCCCAGGAATTTGCATAATCAGTTGGCGCAACGAAAAAGAACATGATGACTATTCCGCTGCCGATAACCGCTGCTACACAGAACAAGGCAAACGGTGTGAACCATGACAGAAACCGACGCCAATTTGTTCCGTCTTTCGCAAACCATGCCACGTGAAGCAAGACACCCGCCCACATCGACATAAAAAGAAAATGAATCGAATGAAGAGCGAATCCGGCCCACAGATCAAGCGTCGAGATATGGCTGTAGAAACCAACAGTCAGTATTAGCAGAAACAAATAAAGCGCTTGAATATACCGGCTGCCGTCCAAATAAATGGTTACAACCAGGATAGTGCTAAGCAACGATGTAATCAGCCATCCTTGCCCTACGCGAAATCCGGTAATGGCATTCAGATAAGATTCACTCCAGCCTTGGCTGCTTTGGAAAAACACAGCTAATTCATAAACCGGGCTAAACGATAACAAAATGATTCCCAATGTGCTGAGCACTAGCAGAAACTTGGATGTGGACAGCTGTGGTTTTTGGTCTTCTGGCACAAACTGCAGCACAATGGAGCCTGCTAAATATGAAAAAGCAAGATACAGCAAGATATCTGCAAATGCAGTGGAAAATATCATTTTTTCTTCATCAGCAATTTATAGATTCCGAAGATCACTGCAATAGCAACGAGTACAAGTAGAATCGTTACAATCGGATTGCTGTCGTTTTCAGTTTGGACTTCTGCTGCTTCGGCTTCCTCTGAAACCGCAACCGTTTCTTCTTCTAGCTCTTCAGCTTCTTTGGTCCCAGCCAGAGCTGCCACCACTTCTTCGGCTTCAATAGAGACACCAAATGCAATTTCCCCTTCAATCGGATGTCCGTCTTCTCCGATGATGGTCCAGAGAATACGATAACTCCCATTGTCCAATGTTTCGCTGAAATCGCCAACCATCGAATCTGCCATTATAGTAATGCTGTCGAATTCGAAAGATTCGCTTTCTCCTTCGATGGTCATTGTACTGCCTTCTTCAATTTTCGTTCCGAAAATCAATTCCACTTGTTCCAAAGCCTCTGTTACATTTTCACCTTCTGCTGGGGTTGATGTCAGTAATGTTGTGTGCGCTTGAACTGAAAAAGGTGATATTAATATCAGGAATAATATTACAAAAAATTTTTTTAGCATTTTCTTACCTCTATTTTCATATGATTTATGCCTATTCTCTCACGATTGTCAATGAAAGGATAGTGGAAAATCCGTGAATTTCCTATAGAGATTATTTTGAAAAGGATGACGATAGACCGTTTCTTCTCTATAATGAAAGTACACTACGGTTAAGGAGCGTCAAAGAATGAGTGAATTGCAAGGAAAATTAGCTGACACCCTCGTTTTTAACCATATTCCTTTCCCCATCATCATTATAGATCAAAACGGCTTGATTGCCTGGTGTAACCAGCATGCCGAGCGCGTTTTTCAAATAGAATCCGAAGCAGTCAAAGGCCAGTTTTCTCCTTATATGAATCCTGAAAAAGCAGCATTAAGCAAGCATTCATGGGATAAATTACTGCACACTGAGGAACCGGTAAAATTTGAAGATGTGGAAATAGAATTGGGCGATGGAATAAAGGCATATACATCAGTTGTAACCAAATCCTATACTTCCAACAACGAACAGTTCGTCATGACCATTTACGAACTGGATGAAGCAGATGAAGAAGGCTCTGCCCCTAAAGAATTAAATCATTTGCGAAATGGTTTGGATGACTCATTCATGCTGCTTTATTTTGATGAGGAATTTTTGATCACCTATGCCAATCCATTGTTTTTAAAGCTGAGCAAATGGACGCCGAAACGAATTTTAGGCAAGCCTGTCTGGCATATGTTTGGAGACGGTGAATCGGATGTTCAATTTGTCGATTCTATCCTAACTACATTAAGACAAGGCAATGTCTGGAACGGTGAAGCGAAAAAAACGAAAAAAGACGGTGAAATTTATTGGGTAGATTTAACAGCTATCCCTATGCAGCTTTCCAGCGATGACACGTACTATATTTTCCTGGAAAAAGACATAACAGCCAACAAGAAAGCCCAGCAGCATCTCGAAGAAATTGCTTTTATCGACCCTGTTACAGGTTTGGAGAACCGCCATCGTCTTGAACAGGTGGTCAATGAATACATAGAGGAAGGACGCCACTTCTCCTTTATTTTCCTAGACATTGACCGTTTTTATACTTTGCGTGACTTATCGGATACAGACACTGAAAACGAATTGCTCACCGAGTTCACTAAGCGTCTGCGGATGTACTTTTCAGACTCCATCATTACACGCGCGGGCCTGCACGAATTTGCTTTGATTACACCATTGAGCAATTGGTTTATTGAAGGCTTTCTCCATTACCTTAAGCAGCACCCAATCTATCTGCAGGGTACGGCGGTTCCGATGACGGTCAGTGGCGCCATCACGAAATACCCCGAAGACCAGCAAAGCTTCATGCATTTGATTAAAGCTTCCTATGCGACGATAAAAAAAGTGAAAGATCGTGGAGGCAGTGCCATTTCTGCACTGACATCGGATGATCATGAACGATTGAACCGCAAAGCCCTTATCGAAAAACGCCTTATCTATGCATTAGATCGTAGAAATTTGCAGCTCCTGTACCAACCGCAGGTAAATTTGAACAACGGCAAAGTCGAACGCGTAGAAGCTTTGGTTCGTTGGACCGATTCAGAAATCGGCGTGGTCACACCTGACGAACTGATTCCGATTGCAGAAGAAAATGGGTTGATCAACGAAATCGGCAGCTTCGTCATCGAAACAGTCTGTCGGCAATTGAGTGACTGGCAATCAAAAGACATCGACCTACAGATCAGTATCAACTCATCTATCCGTGAGTTCCGAGACAAAGATATGACGAAAATGCTGCTCGAGCAATTAAAAATCAATAATTGTAAGGCCAGTTCATTAATGATTGAAATCACTGAGAAATTCGCTCTTGAAGCCGAGGCCGAACGTTCGATCATGACTCAGATGAAAATGCTTCACCAGGAAGGCATAAGCTTTGCACTGGATGACTTTGGAACTGGCTATGCCTCGTTCCGCTATATGCTTATGCTACCAATATCTTCATTAAAGATAGATCAAATGATTATTCAATCCATCACCAAGCAAGAAAAAATACAAAGATTAATCAACGGCATGATTCAATTTGGTAAATCCCTTGATTTCCAAGTAACGGCTGAAGGCGTTGAGACCAATGAGCAATTTGAACTTTTGCGCGCTATGGGCTGCGACAGCCTACAAGGCTATATCATCGGACACCCGATGAGCGCCACAGATCTAGAAAAATGGCTGGGGTAAAAAGAAAAGCGTAAGCGCTCGAAAGAAGAACCGCGAAGACTGAACAGAACATAGAGACCATACTTTCAAAGACATAAAAAAATGGGTCTGATACACAAGAATCACTCTTGTGTCAGGCCCATTTTTCTCTGTATTCTTTTTGCCTGCCGCTTAAAGAATAGCTGCATCAGTACTTCTGCAAAGACCAACCCCATCGCAACAGCCCCCGAGATCATTAGTGCTTCGGAAGCAAAAGCAATGGCTTCCAGATAATTGTTTTCAACAATGTTTCGCATAGCATTGTAAGCCTTGCTTCCCGGAACCAATGGAATAATTCCGGCGATGCTGAAAATAATCATCGGCATACGAAATTTCTTAGCCAGCAAGTGAGCCACGATGGAGACAGCAAATGCGCCAGCGAAAGATGCTTGCACTGAATCATCGAAGGCAAGAAAGAATGTACGGTAGATGAGCCAGCCGCTCATTCCGACGAGGCCACAGCTGACTAAAGTTCTGCGCGGCGTATTGAAGATGACGCCGAATGCGCCAGCAGCCAAAAAGCTGAGAAATGCTTCCAGTGG
This window harbors:
- a CDS encoding DUF2804 domain-containing protein; protein product: MQHVERELTEFVKLCDARGQLNPKAIGYAKQPLVESNLRGNFMRKKKWNSWCVFGDEILFSATISHLDYATVCFVYFFNYETQRFHEKTIVLPFTRHVKLPENALDPCYFRSDSMTVESIYSQDATHLTVSAKEFDGEDLEAILVISHPKDYESLNVVVPWNRQTFQFTGKHTSLPVNGMVKIGSQRFEFEKLGSFAVLDYGRGVWPRESLRNWGMASQRSLGKVIGLNLGGKWTDGTGMTENAFFVNGKMTKIHEDILFHYDREDYKKPWLIHSKFSDDVRLTFSPFFERVSKTDARLVKSEVHQLFGYYNGYVRYSDGKKLKITRLLGSIEENYAKW
- a CDS encoding glycerophosphodiester phosphodiesterase family protein; the protein is MKIYAHRGCSGAYPENTLAAFRAAAELPITGVEIDVHLTKDGEIVVIHDEKVNRTTNGKGYVKELTLKELKELDCGSWRSEEWSQEKIPTLDEVFDVFEETNHRLNIELKSDVFPYDGLVDKVIDLAAERGFMDRVLISSFNHEDIQSVVQGKKVENAILTFEVLVDVYDYARVIGTKRIHVSLPSAFRRMTTDALRKGAIIYVYTVNDVNYAEELQKIGIHGIFTDHPEKMLAHFG
- the kynA gene encoding tryptophan 2,3-dioxygenase, whose protein sequence is MNNYQNGQNTAAAAEKNIRTDFKESMTYGDYLHLDKLLTAQDGVSGHHDETLFIIIHQVSELWMKLILHELRAAIDNIHKDDLQQAFKQLARVSRIQSQIIQGWDVLSTLTPAEYMEFRDDLGNASGFQSYQYRMIEFALGYKTKHVLKIYEKDAELHTQLEKAFNAPGLYDAAIQKLARSGFAVDAEVLERDVSMVYESNESVRDAWKTVYRDVDTHWELYQLAEKLVDIEDWLQQWRFRHMKTVERVIGFKQGTGGSSGVNYLKKVLDQYFFPELWEIRTDI
- a CDS encoding YusW family protein; translation: MNFPGVDNEIEINYEENRDKVEAAYKNEKMKTNLAGNDAMAEIEGGLSQMELTPKTADEEVITQVIEAFGIEEGFTEIEVEVTYPDGVKKEYKQISN
- a CDS encoding GNAT family N-acetyltransferase → MDLSLSIVSFPVDEQTASDMTTLLKELPAEQRTVLHPSLWRAADSRGFAVIAYTSQEELIGFAAVADMVGLHHYEWSLFVHPNYRRLSLGTALADGVSHALAQRQAESELAAFAGDAEIAAFMESNGYQPEFNEILLSAEPLPDNCLPEGVEVVPYAGEAEELRALLSAGFDDTIIPIMEHNMIDPEREIWLLQKGHQLIATATLVTEESVLWVTAFAVHPDQQGHGYGKQFLKWCRQFAFQRGLTEVLLDVETDNDALYVYEKSGFQRIQTISYWKHRTV
- a CDS encoding ABC transporter ATP-binding protein — its product is MFRAIRRPFGHEPILTKEDLNKKKEKKSERAENWKSTLLKVWKLVDEQRLLLIVVLALVFVSSALALLGPYLIGFIIDEYIVPQSFNGMGEVVLWLIVVYIGHSVSLYLQNFWMVGIAQQVIFRLRTRLFSHLQRLPVSFFDKRQHGELMSRMTNDIENVSATLNTSFIQVFSSILTLTGTAIVMLTLSPLLTLLTLIIIPLMYISIQWITKRTGRLYKEQQKAIGELNGMIEETISGQKIVKAFSQEPRVMEEFREKSERLRRAGFWAWTYAGFIPKVMNFLNNGSFAIVAGVGGILALNGSVSIGVIVIFTEYSRQFTRPLNDLANQFNTVLSAIAGAERVFSIMDETEEKDDLVFNLDKQLEGEVVFDKVSFKYEGAEEDWTIRDVSFSVGIGQTTALVGATEAGKTTIMQLLARFYDADEGEIRLDGTPIAAMPRETLRKQIAFVLQDPFLFEATVSDNIRYGKLDATDEEVVKAAKGANAHDFIEKLPNGYDTILTGDGSMISQGQKQLLSIARALIADPVILLLDEATSSIDTVTELKIQEALERLMAGRTSFVIAHRLNTVRKADLVLVMEMGKLVESGTQQQLMNGNGIYANMLADAKV